A single window of Neisseria chenwenguii DNA harbors:
- a CDS encoding nucleotide-binding protein, producing the protein MLKQFWQPQSGLLFLQTKACSDEQVSFCEKHTQTKRKVYAMREVHFIVQGKGGVGKSLSSTILAQYLKAKAANDTVHCFDTDPVNKTFSRFKELKPEMVKILTENNTINTRVFDGLMEKIINEKGIGVVDNGAATFVPLMSYIAENHVDELLKEEKIRLVLHVPVTGGQDLRDCLSGLKQTAEGIDADIVVWLNEYKGEIKAPDGKGFTELPVYQEHKSKIIGMINMGLRNPDTYGKDIEVMVSNSLTFDEAIRSFGIMERQRLKTVKRELYEQLDKIPLLTTETEPVKTAKPNGQEA; encoded by the coding sequence GTGTTAAAGCAGTTTTGGCAGCCTCAATCGGGGCTGCTTTTTTTACAAACGAAAGCCTGTTCGGACGAGCAGGTTTCTTTTTGTGAAAAACATACTCAAACAAAACGAAAGGTTTATGCCATGAGAGAAGTTCATTTCATCGTGCAAGGCAAAGGCGGTGTTGGTAAGTCGCTGTCCTCAACGATTCTTGCCCAGTATTTGAAGGCCAAAGCTGCTAATGATACTGTGCATTGCTTTGACACCGATCCGGTCAATAAGACGTTCAGCCGCTTTAAGGAACTTAAGCCTGAAATGGTTAAGATTCTGACGGAAAACAATACCATCAATACCCGTGTGTTTGACGGGCTGATGGAAAAAATCATCAATGAAAAAGGTATTGGTGTGGTGGACAACGGCGCGGCTACATTTGTGCCGCTCATGTCATACATTGCAGAAAACCATGTTGACGAGTTGCTGAAAGAAGAAAAAATACGTCTGGTACTACATGTGCCGGTAACGGGCGGGCAGGATTTGCGTGACTGTCTGTCCGGTCTGAAACAGACCGCCGAAGGGATTGATGCCGATATTGTGGTTTGGCTCAATGAATACAAAGGCGAAATCAAAGCACCTGACGGCAAAGGGTTTACGGAACTGCCTGTCTATCAGGAACATAAATCGAAAATTATCGGCATGATCAACATGGGGCTGCGCAATCCCGATACCTACGGTAAAGACATTGAAGTGATGGTCAGCAACAGTTTGACTTTTGACGAGGCCATCCGGTCGTTCGGCATTATGGAGCGTCAACGCCTCAAAACCGTTAAGCGCGAGTTGTACGAACAGTTGGACAAGATTCCGTTATTGACTACCGAGACGGAGCCGGTAAAAACCGCGAAACCAAACGGACAGGAAGCATGA